The following coding sequences lie in one Paramormyrops kingsleyae isolate MSU_618 chromosome 15, PKINGS_0.4, whole genome shotgun sequence genomic window:
- the LOC111860256 gene encoding ceramide synthase 1-like isoform X3, whose amino-acid sequence MIFDHSHGEKQNPVAEWCCLLPKDAEKMPESAWKLMFYCMSWSYCTYLLFFTQYSFFQDPPSVFYGWTSGMLVPTDIAIAYLIQGSFYAHSIYATFYMDTWRKDSIVMIVHHIITLALISFSYAFRYHNIGLLVLFLHDINDIQLEFTKLNIYLKTRGGTFHTLNDVLSSVGFISFGATWFWFRLYWFPLKVLYASCISSVASVPNIPFYIFFNSLLLALLVMNIYWFLYIVQLILRVLKGQMAGVSDVREYEGGECLASRPEGHDGEMEQRGAGQRGKQATNGIVKEKQT is encoded by the exons ATGATATTTGACCATAGTCATGGGGAAAAACAAAAT CCAGTGGCTGAGTGGTGTTGCCTCCTGCCCAAAGATGCTGAGAAGATGCCAGAGAGTGCATGGAAGCTGATGTTCTACTGCATGTCTTGGTCATACTGCACATATCTGCTCTTCTTCACCCAGTATTCCTTCTTCCAGGACCCGCCCTCTGTGTTCTATG GCTGGACGAGTGGCATGCTGGTGCCCACCGACATCGCCATCGCCTACCTGATCCAGGGCAGCTTCTACGCTCATTCCATATACGCCACGTTCTACATGGACACCTGGAGGAAGGACTCCATCGTCATGATTGTGCACCACATCATTACTCTGGCCCTGATCTCCTTCTCCTACGCTTTCAG GTACCACAACATCGGGCTTTTGGTCCTGTTCCTCCACGACATTAACGACATCCAGCTAGAGTTCACCAAGCTCAACATCTACTTGAAGACCAGAGGCGGCACATTCCACACGCTCAACGACGTGCTGTCCAGCGTGGGCTTCATCAGCTTTGGGGCCACCTG GTTTTGGTTTCGACTTTACTGGTTCCCACTCAAAGTCCTGTACGCCTCCTGCATATCCAGTGTGGCGTCTGTCCCCAACATCCCGTTCTACATATTCTTCAACTCACTCCTGCTCGCTCTCCTTGTGATGAACATCTACTGGTTTCTG TACATAGTGCAGCTAATTCTGAGGGTGCTGAAGGGGCAGATGGCAGGGGTCAGCGACGTGCGGGAGTACGAGGGAGGTGAATGCTTGGCATCGCGGCCGGAAGGGCACGACGGCGAGATGGAGCAGCGCGGCGCCGGGCAGAGAGG